The genomic interval GGCGCCTGCGCGAGCTGGCCCGTCAGGGCCGCGTCGATCTCGAAGCCGGGCAGACCGACCTCGCCGGCATGCGCGTGCGGCGGCTGGCCGATTAATATTCCAGCCCCCTTGTCCCGCCAACGGGAAACAACTTCCCACAAAGTTACTTATCGGACATTAGTCAATAAAGCGTTATGTAAGAAAATATGTGAGCCGCTATAGATAAGGCGAATGCTGGCAGTTGCCTATATGTAAAAAAATGTGTGTCGCAGCCTGCCCGTCACGCAAGTCAATTTTTCCGCAACAGCCCTGCCAGACGCCCGAGCGTTGCTCTGGAAGGCAGACACGACGCCGCATGTGGCTTATTGACATCAATCATGGAAAGAGCTTGCCGGGGCAGTCGGCGGACACAAATTTTGTTGCATTCGGTTTCATTTAAGTTGTGTAGCCCGCTATTCAGTTTCACTTAACTTATTGGTACTGCGCATTCAGCTTTATTTAAGTTGAATGACGCAGGCTGATTTCATCGAGGGCATCCAGTGCCCCGCGCCCGCCTGTGCCGAATCGGTCGTCCCGACTCGTCACAGCGAGGGCGACTATCGAGCCTTGCCACTTTCCGCTACCCAGGGAGGTTATGCCATGAACCATTTCATCTCGGGACAGAGCCCGTCGCAGGGAACGACCGAGGCCCGGACCGAATCCGAAAACGCCGAGGTGGCCCTGAAGAACATCGTCGAGGGCTTCCACCGCTTCCGCACCGAGGTCTTTCCCCAGCAGCGGGAGTTCTACCGCGCCCTGGCCAGTGCCCAGCGCCCACGAGCGATGTTCATCACCTGCGCCGACTCGCGCATCGTCCCCGAACTGATCACCCAGAGCGCGCCGGGCGACCTGTTCGTCACCCGCAACGTCGGCAACGTGGTGCCGCCCTACGGGCAGATCAACGGCGGCGTGTCCACCGCCATCGAATATGCGGTGATGGCGCTCGGCGTGCATCACATCATCGTCTGTGGCCATTCCGACTGCGGCGCCATGAAGGCGGTGATGGACCCGCCGACCCTGGAGAGCATGCCCACCGTCAAGGCCTGGCTGCGCCATGCCGAGGTGGCCAAGACCGTGGTGGAGCAGAACCGCTGCAGCTGCGCCGGCCGCGACACCCTGGAAGTGCTCACCGAGGAGAACGTGGTCGCCCAGCTCGACCACCTGCGCACCCATCCCTCGGTGGCGGCACGCCTGGCCAACGGCCAGTTGTTCATCCACGGCTGGGTCTACTCCATCGAGACGTCCGAGATCAAGGCCTACGATGCCGAGCAGGGCTGCTTCCGCCCCCTCGACAGCGAAGGCTCGGTTCCCATGGCTACCCCGCGCCCGCGCTTCCACCAGCGCTAGCGCCGCGGCAAGTCCGCCAGGCCGATCCCCGTGATCGGCCTTGTTTTTTACTTTCGCCCGGTCTTCCGGTGCGGGGCTGCCGCCCTGCGCCGCGGGCGGGTCATGTCCGATTCGCACATGGAAGGAGCCTCCATGAACCTTGAAACCCTGAAATCCACCCTGCCACGGGACGCCATGGCCTCCGTGGTGGTCTTTCTCGTCGCCCTGCCGCTGTGCATGGGCGTCGCCATCGCCTCCGGCATGCCGCCGGCCAAGGGCCTGATCACCGGCATCATCGGCGGCCTGGTGGTCGGCGCTCTGGCCGGTGCGCCGCTGCAGGTCAGCGGTCCGGCTGCGGGCCTCGCCGTGCTGGTCTTCGAGCTGGTGCGCCAGCACGGCATCGCCATGCTCGGACCGATCCTGCTGCTCGCCGGCCTGATCCAGCTGCTCGCCGGACGCCTGCGCCTGGGCTGCTGGTTCCGCGTCACCGCGCCGGCGGTGGTCTACGGCATGCTGGCGGGGATCGGCATCCTGATCATCCTGTCGCAGCTGCACGTGATGCTCGACGCTTCGCCGCAGGCCTCCGGCCTGAACAACCTGCAGGCCTTCCCGGCGGCGCTGGTCGATGCCCTGCCGTTCGGCGCCGGCGACGGCTGGAGCGCCGGCCTGCTCGGCCTGCTGACCATCGGCACGATGTGGCTGTGGGACAAGCGCAAGCCGGCCAAGCTGCGTTTCCTGCCCGGCGCGCTGCTCGGCGTGAGCCTGGCGACGCTGCTCAGCCTGATCTTCTCGATGGACGTGCGCCGGGTCGAGGTGCCGGCCAACCTGGGCGATGCCATCGACTGGGTGCAGCCGGCCGACCTGCTGCGCCTGCTGACCGATCCCACCCTGCTGATCGCGGCGCTGACCCTGGCCTTCATCGCCAGCGCCGAGACCCTGCTGTCGGCCGCCGCGGTGGACCGCATGCACCAGGGCAAGCGCGCCGACTTCGACCGCGAGCTGACTTCCCAGGGCGTCGGCAACATGCTCTGCGGCCTGCTCGGCGCCCTGCCGATGACCGGGGTGATCGTGCGCAGCTCGGCCAACGTGCAGGCCGGCGCCGTCACCCGCATGTCCGCCATCCTCCACGGCCTCTGGCTGCTGGCCTTCGTCCTGCTGCTGACCGCGGTGCTGCAGAGCATTCCGGTGGCCAGCCTGGCCGGGGTGCTGGTCTACACCGGGGTCAAGCTGGTCGACATCAAGGCCCTGCGCGGTCTGGGCCGCTACGGCCGCATGCCGATGTTCGTCTACGGCGCCACGGCGCTGGCGATCGTCTTCACCGACCTGCTGACCGGGGTGATGATCGGTTTCGCCCTGACCCTGGGCAAGCTCGCCTGGCGCGCCTCGCGGCTGAAGATCAACCTGGTCTATGACGAGGGCGGGCGCACCGCGGAACTGCGCATGGTCGGCTCCGCGACCTTCCTCAAGGTGCCGGAACTGTCCCGCGTGCTGGCCTCGGTCCGCCCGGGCACCCAGCTGCACGTACCGCTGGATCACCTGAACTATATCGACCACGCCTGCATGGAGCTGCTCGACGAATGGCGCGCCGCCAGCGCGGCCAACGGCTCCGAGCTGGTGCTCGAGTCCCGTGCGGTGAAGCGCCGCCTGGAAGGCCGGGTGCGCACCACCGTCGGCATCGGCGGCGCCGGCTCGGCCTGAAAATCCGCTCAGGCCCCGGCCATCCGCCCTCCCGCAACCGCGAGGGCGGATGGCTCGGTGAAACCCCCTCAGCTTCCCGCCGCCCCGATGCCCCTGAGAAGGCGCGCAGGCAATCTCCGGGAACCGGAAACGCCGTCTCCTGCGCCTATCGACCGGCGCGCAGCGCCACCGGCATGGTCCCCAGCCGGCTCAGCTGCAACTCCACCCCGAACTGCCGTGACAGGCAGGGCCAGGCCAGCCAGGCGGCGACGGTCTTCGGATTGCTCAGGCGGGCGCGGTAGGCGTCCAGGGACACCTGCTCGGACAGGGTGTTGCCGAGCAGGCCGTTCACCGCGAGCGCCACGGCCTCGTCCAGCCGGTTGGCGAAGTCCTCGCCGATCAGCCGGTGGGCGATCAGGTTGGCCACCGTGGTATCCAGGGGGATCAGCGGCTGGCCGATGAAGGCGATGTAGCGATCGTTCACCTCCTCGACCAGCCGATGCGCCAGATAGGCCTCGTCGAGCAGGCCGGCGAGGCCTTCCTGCCCCTCCAGCATCTCCGGCGGGCT from Azotobacter salinestris carries:
- a CDS encoding SulP family inorganic anion transporter, producing the protein MSDSHMEGASMNLETLKSTLPRDAMASVVVFLVALPLCMGVAIASGMPPAKGLITGIIGGLVVGALAGAPLQVSGPAAGLAVLVFELVRQHGIAMLGPILLLAGLIQLLAGRLRLGCWFRVTAPAVVYGMLAGIGILIILSQLHVMLDASPQASGLNNLQAFPAALVDALPFGAGDGWSAGLLGLLTIGTMWLWDKRKPAKLRFLPGALLGVSLATLLSLIFSMDVRRVEVPANLGDAIDWVQPADLLRLLTDPTLLIAALTLAFIASAETLLSAAAVDRMHQGKRADFDRELTSQGVGNMLCGLLGALPMTGVIVRSSANVQAGAVTRMSAILHGLWLLAFVLLLTAVLQSIPVASLAGVLVYTGVKLVDIKALRGLGRYGRMPMFVYGATALAIVFTDLLTGVMIGFALTLGKLAWRASRLKINLVYDEGGRTAELRMVGSATFLKVPELSRVLASVRPGTQLHVPLDHLNYIDHACMELLDEWRAASAANGSELVLESRAVKRRLEGRVRTTVGIGGAGSA
- a CDS encoding carbonic anhydrase; its protein translation is MNHFISGQSPSQGTTEARTESENAEVALKNIVEGFHRFRTEVFPQQREFYRALASAQRPRAMFITCADSRIVPELITQSAPGDLFVTRNVGNVVPPYGQINGGVSTAIEYAVMALGVHHIIVCGHSDCGAMKAVMDPPTLESMPTVKAWLRHAEVAKTVVEQNRCSCAGRDTLEVLTEENVVAQLDHLRTHPSVAARLANGQLFIHGWVYSIETSEIKAYDAEQGCFRPLDSEGSVPMATPRPRFHQR